A stretch of the Carassius carassius chromosome 6, fCarCar2.1, whole genome shotgun sequence genome encodes the following:
- the LOC132142752 gene encoding uncharacterized protein LOC132142752 has product TTSTAETSTTTETSTFTTAPAETYTTSTAKTSTTTETSTFTTVPAETSTTSAAETSTTTEPSTITTSPAETSITSTAETSTTIETSTIPTTPVETSTIITAEIYTTTEPSTITTTTAETSTTSAAETSTTSETSTFTTAPAETSITSTAETSTTTETSTFTTAPAETSTTSAAETSTTTEPFTITTTPAETSTTSAAETSTTTEPFTITTTPAETSI; this is encoded by the coding sequence accactagtacagcagaaacatctacaacaacagagacttccacattcacaacagctcctgctgaaacatacaccactagtacagcaaaaacatctacaacaacagagacttccacattcacaacagttcctgctgaaacatctaccactagtgcagcagaaacgtctacaacaactgagccctccacaatcacaacaagtcctgcagaaacatctatcactagtacagcagaaacatctacaacaatagagacttcgacaattccaacaactccagttgaaacatccaccattatcacagcagaaatatatacaacaacagagccctccacaatcacaacaactactgcagaaacatctaccactagtgcagcagaaacatctacaacatcagagacttccacattcacaacagctcctgcagaaacctctatcactagtacagcagaaacatctacaacaacagagacttccacattcacaacagctcctgctgaaacatccaccactagtgcagcagaaacatctacaacaacagagcccttcacaatcacaacaactcctgcagaaacatccaccactagtgcagcagaaacatctacaacaacagagcccttcacaatcacaacaactcctgcagaaacctctatc
- the LOC132142751 gene encoding mucin-5AC-like, protein TTVVTSTSSEAETSTTTEPSTITTTPAETSTTSTAETSTTTETSTFTTAPAETSTTSTAETSTTTETSTFTTVHAETSTTSAAETSTTTEPSTITTSPAETSITSTAETSTTTETSTFTTTPAETSTTSAAETSTTTEPSTITTTTAETSTTSAAETSTTTEPSTITTTTAETSTTSAAETSTTTEPFTITTTPAETSITSTAETSTTTEPFTITTTTAETSTTSAAETSTTTEPSTITTTTAETSTTSAAETSTTTETSTFTTAPAETSITSTAETST, encoded by the coding sequence actactgttgtaacatccacctctagtgaagcagaaacatctacaacaacagagccctccacaatcacaacaactcctgcagaaacatctaccactagtacagcagaaacatctacaacaacagagacttccacattcacaacagctcctgctgaaacatccaccactagtacagcagaaacatctacaacaacagagacttccacattcacaacagttcatgctgaaacatctaccactagtgcagcagaaacgtctacaacaacagagccctccacaatcacaacaagtcctgcagaaacatctatcactagtacagcagaaacatctacaacaacagagacttccacattcacaacaactcctgcagaaacatccaccactagtgcagcagaaacatctacaacaacagagccctccacaatcacaacaactactgcagaaacatctaccactagtgcagcagaaacatctacaacaacagagccctccacaatcacaacaactactgcagaaacatctaccactagtgcagcagaaacatctacaacaacagagcccttcacaatcacaacaactcctgcagaaacctctatcactagtacagcagaaacatctacaacaacagagcccttcacaatcacaacaactactgcagaaacatccaccactagtgcagcagaaacatctacaacaacagagccctccacaatcacaacaactactgcagaaacatctaccactagtgcagcagaaacatctacaacaacagagacttccacattcacaacagctcctgcagaaacctctatcactagtacagcagaaacatctaca